Proteins encoded together in one Bacteroidota bacterium window:
- a CDS encoding immunoglobulin domain-containing protein, giving the protein MRRFMLLLVAILSCLNTQVFSQGTAINTTGNTPDASAILDVSSNAKGMLLPRMTQVERLAIPNPAEGLTVFQTDDGCFYYFRNGIWWRVCGIPDCTGFNFSVLAGITGPNPVYAGSTIALTSTVTGGSSPITFSWSGPSGFSSTTQNPVIAGAQPAMSGVYYVTINEGHGCTASSSINVGVCGTTVLAGSNSIVVVGSTLNLSATASNGTAPYNYSWTGPNGFSSTVQNPSISNAQTNNSGSYIVTVTDAGSCVAKDTASVTVSTCVTNDSVVFTYTGGSQSWTVPAGICGNVTFKVWGAQGGNGGGNGGYAEAKKIATSGDVYTIYVGGQTGFNGGGTGSSNKNGGGASDIRYGGSSLNDRIIVAGGGGARGGAGEGGAGGGGNSCSNGAGGAGGFYPGGVPHAGPGNPGTCTSGGSGGSSYGGWSGGGGGGGLTSGGGGSPSGGYGNAGTDGTFGTGGNRGFNTGYPTCDSGAGGGGGYYGGGGSADGQCAALGGGGGSSWASSSLSNMVFVGGVQTGDGRIVIRW; this is encoded by the coding sequence GTGCCTGAACACACAGGTTTTTTCGCAGGGTACTGCCATTAACACAACAGGCAATACACCGGATGCATCTGCAATTCTGGATGTTTCAAGCAATGCGAAAGGCATGCTGTTACCGCGGATGACACAGGTGGAACGTCTTGCCATTCCTAATCCTGCCGAAGGGCTCACTGTTTTTCAAACCGACGACGGATGCTTTTATTACTTCCGTAACGGAATCTGGTGGCGTGTATGCGGCATTCCGGATTGTACCGGTTTTAATTTCTCGGTACTTGCCGGAATCACGGGACCCAATCCGGTATATGCAGGCAGCACTATTGCTTTGACTTCAACAGTGACAGGTGGCTCCAGCCCGATAACATTCAGCTGGTCGGGACCATCCGGATTTAGCAGCACAACTCAAAACCCTGTCATTGCAGGAGCGCAACCGGCCATGAGCGGTGTATATTATGTTACCATTAACGAAGGTCACGGGTGCACGGCGTCATCGTCCATTAATGTCGGAGTATGCGGCACCACAGTTCTTGCAGGCAGCAATTCCATAGTGGTTGTGGGCAGCACGCTTAATCTTAGTGCAACGGCTTCTAACGGCACAGCTCCTTACAATTATAGCTGGACCGGTCCAAACGGTTTTTCAAGTACCGTGCAAAACCCATCAATTAGCAATGCACAAACAAACAACTCAGGTTCATACATTGTTACGGTTACCGATGCGGGTAGCTGTGTTGCAAAAGACACCGCTTCGGTAACAGTGAGCACTTGCGTGACCAATGATTCTGTGGTTTTCACTTACACGGGCGGGTCACAGAGCTGGACGGTTCCTGCGGGCATTTGTGGTAATGTTACCTTTAAAGTTTGGGGCGCTCAGGGCGGAAACGGCGGTGGAAACGGCGGTTATGCCGAAGCGAAGAAAATAGCTACTTCAGGCGACGTATATACAATTTATGTCGGCGGTCAGACCGGATTCAATGGAGGAGGAACGGGCAGCAGCAATAAAAATGGCGGCGGCGCTTCTGATATTCGCTATGGCGGTTCATCACTGAACGACCGTATTATTGTTGCCGGTGGCGGTGGTGCTCGCGGCGGTGCCGGTGAAGGCGGTGCCGGTGGCGGTGGCAACAGCTGTTCAAATGGTGCAGGTGGTGCCGGAGGCTTTTATCCGGGTGGTGTTCCCCATGCCGGACCGGGTAATCCGGGCACTTGTACATCGGGTGGTTCAGGCGGAAGTTCCTATGGCGGATGGAGTGGTGGCGGCGGTGGCGGTGGCCTGACCAGCGGTGGTGGTGGAAGCCCCAGTGGTGGTTATGGAAATGCAGGAACCGATGGAACATTCGGGACAGGAGGAAACAGGGGTTTTAACACGGGCTATCCTACCTGCGATTCAGGTGCCGGTGGCGGTGGCGGATATTATGGTGGCGGCGGTTCCGCCGACGGTCAGTGCGCTGCACTTGGCGGCGGTGGTGGCTCATCATGGGCATCATCATCACTCAGTAATATGGTATTTGTTGGTGGAGTGCAAACCGGCGACGGTCGTATTGTCATCAGATGGTAA
- a CDS encoding PKD domain-containing protein — protein sequence MGKLLKRNLSVIILLMLIMNAGSLMAQGTAINLTGNPPNPSAGLDVDFINKGVLLPRLTDVQRNAIVNPAEGLQIFNITSGCVNYYHNGLWYQLCGNCIPPPAPIAGNNSPFCAGDTLKLTASGISNATYYWTGPNGFTSTLQNPLIVAATPSNNGTYSVTATLNGCTTGASVTNVVVNALPVSTYSANPISPQPAQNVTFSPTVTGAAYSWTFQNGTPATSTAQNPVVQWASIGTYNVSLTVTQNGCSSTSSSQITVSNCTVYSQTASFNYTGSIQSWTVPANVCSITITARGAAGGFNGGIAAGNGASMQGTFSVAGGTVLKILVGMMPTGVNGGGGGTFVVKVDPASSDIMYDGTHVTPLIIAGGGGGSTSGGSDNPNKHGNVTTTGGSAGNQLGGTNGNGGQTENCSGQTYGTGGGGYLTNGGGSYGGRSFLNGGAGYSNGGYGGGGEGSGSAHGGGGGGYSGGAGNNIYSCQSTYGCGGGGGSYNAGSAQVNSGGVVTTNGSVSIDY from the coding sequence ATGGGCAAATTATTAAAAAGAAATTTATCCGTCATTATTTTGCTGATGTTAATTATGAATGCAGGCTCTCTGATGGCACAGGGCACTGCGATTAACCTTACAGGAAATCCACCCAATCCGTCTGCCGGGCTGGATGTTGATTTCATTAATAAAGGAGTACTGCTTCCGCGACTTACGGATGTTCAGCGGAACGCCATTGTAAACCCTGCTGAAGGATTGCAGATATTCAATATTACGAGTGGATGTGTGAATTATTATCATAATGGTCTATGGTATCAGTTGTGCGGAAACTGTATTCCGCCGCCGGCTCCCATTGCAGGAAATAACAGCCCTTTCTGTGCAGGCGATACACTCAAACTTACTGCTTCCGGTATTTCTAACGCAACCTACTACTGGACCGGTCCAAATGGATTTACTTCAACACTTCAAAATCCGCTGATTGTTGCGGCAACTCCATCAAACAACGGCACATACTCTGTTACTGCCACTTTAAATGGATGCACTACCGGTGCTTCCGTAACAAATGTTGTTGTCAACGCGCTTCCTGTATCAACGTACAGTGCGAATCCAATATCTCCGCAACCTGCACAGAATGTTACATTTTCACCAACAGTAACCGGGGCAGCTTATTCATGGACATTTCAAAACGGGACACCGGCTACCAGTACAGCTCAGAATCCTGTTGTTCAGTGGGCTTCCATAGGGACTTATAATGTCAGTCTGACCGTAACTCAGAACGGATGTTCATCAACTTCATCATCTCAGATAACGGTATCAAACTGCACTGTTTACAGCCAGACTGCAAGCTTTAACTATACCGGTAGTATTCAGTCATGGACCGTGCCTGCGAATGTTTGTAGTATCACAATCACAGCCAGGGGCGCGGCAGGCGGCTTTAATGGAGGAATTGCTGCCGGAAACGGAGCCTCTATGCAGGGAACATTCAGTGTTGCCGGCGGAACTGTACTGAAAATTTTAGTAGGAATGATGCCAACCGGTGTTAACGGTGGCGGTGGCGGCACTTTTGTTGTGAAGGTTGATCCCGCTTCTTCCGATATCATGTACGACGGAACCCATGTAACACCGCTTATCATTGCCGGAGGTGGAGGCGGAAGTACAAGCGGCGGGTCCGACAATCCTAATAAGCATGGAAATGTTACCACAACCGGTGGAAGTGCAGGCAATCAGCTTGGAGGCACCAACGGGAATGGTGGTCAAACAGAGAATTGTTCGGGTCAGACTTATGGTACCGGCGGTGGCGGCTATCTTACCAACGGTGGCGGCAGCTATGGCGGAAGGTCATTCCTTAACGGTGGTGCAGGATATAGCAACGGTGGCTATGGCGGTGGCGGCGAAGGAAGCGGAAGTGCACATGGTGGTGGTGGTGGCGGCTATTCAGGTGGCGCAGGTAATAACATTTATTCATGCCAATCCACTTATGGCTGTGGTGGTGGCGGTGGTTCCTACAATGCCGGTTCTGCACAGGTGAACAGCGGGGGAGTGGTTACAACAAACGGTTCGGTGTCTATAGACTATTAA
- a CDS encoding glycine-rich protein: protein MNYSLRISLLISLSLISLMAVGQGAAVNNNGSAADPSAIFDVSSTTQGQLAPRMTTAQRNAIINPAEGLFLFNLTTGCFNYWHNYTWFEWCGNCIPPNPPTATNNGGLCSGDTLKLFATLIPNATYTWSGPNGFSSTAQNPIIFNADISRAGTYTVYATVGSCSTANSTTNVAINLTPSSAYTFSPTIGSLNSNVVFSPSVTGATYSWTFQSGSPASSTAQNPAVQWAQTGTFNTSLSVTINGCTSVTTTNPITINLISHGSQTFTYTGTQQSWTVPAGVTSVTIDAYGGQGGQDGNTPPYAGSLGGRAQGALSVSGGSTLFIYVGASGDNGGYNGGGVCQGGWAGGKGGGASDVRYGGTTLGNRVIVAGGAGGNAGYSHGFGGWQGGVGGIGGGLTGTDGQNNPGNMPYPCGGIGGSQSGGGANGCNSGTSGFISGVPGTLGQGGNGSGESGNTTPCGNAGSGGGGYYGGGGGGWNNCGGGGGGGGSSYIGGVTGGSTTSGVNTGNGSVTLTW from the coding sequence ATGAATTACTCACTAAGAATCAGCCTCCTCATCAGCCTGTCCTTAATTTCATTAATGGCCGTTGGTCAGGGAGCTGCCGTAAATAACAACGGTTCGGCCGCTGATCCATCAGCTATTTTTGATGTTTCCAGCACGACTCAGGGACAGCTTGCTCCGCGCATGACTACTGCGCAGCGCAATGCTATTATTAACCCCGCCGAAGGACTGTTTCTTTTCAATCTTACAACAGGTTGTTTCAATTACTGGCACAATTATACATGGTTCGAATGGTGCGGTAACTGTATCCCGCCAAATCCACCAACTGCAACGAACAACGGAGGTCTTTGTTCGGGCGACACGCTGAAATTATTTGCCACCCTGATTCCTAATGCGACCTACACATGGAGTGGTCCGAACGGTTTCAGTTCAACAGCACAGAATCCGATAATTTTCAATGCCGATATTAGCCGAGCCGGAACTTACACAGTATATGCTACGGTTGGCTCCTGCTCAACAGCCAATTCAACCACGAATGTTGCAATAAATTTAACGCCATCATCTGCATATACATTCAGCCCAACAATCGGTTCACTAAATTCTAACGTTGTTTTCTCCCCTTCAGTAACCGGTGCAACTTATTCCTGGACCTTCCAGAGTGGAAGCCCTGCAAGCAGCACAGCTCAAAATCCCGCGGTTCAGTGGGCACAAACAGGGACATTCAACACCAGCCTTTCCGTAACTATAAATGGATGTACATCGGTAACGACAACAAATCCGATTACAATTAACCTCATTTCACATGGCAGCCAGACTTTTACTTATACGGGCACTCAGCAATCATGGACAGTGCCTGCGGGAGTAACATCTGTTACGATTGATGCGTATGGCGGACAAGGCGGGCAAGATGGGAATACACCACCTTATGCGGGGTCGCTTGGAGGTAGAGCACAAGGCGCTCTTTCGGTAAGTGGAGGATCGACATTATTCATCTATGTTGGAGCCAGTGGCGATAACGGCGGATACAATGGCGGCGGTGTATGTCAAGGCGGATGGGCAGGTGGAAAAGGCGGCGGCGCATCTGACGTTCGCTATGGTGGAACGACATTGGGGAACAGAGTAATTGTTGCCGGAGGTGCCGGTGGAAATGCCGGATACAGTCATGGTTTTGGCGGATGGCAAGGTGGAGTTGGAGGCATCGGTGGCGGACTTACGGGAACTGACGGACAAAATAATCCGGGAAATATGCCATATCCCTGCGGCGGAATTGGTGGGTCGCAAAGCGGCGGCGGCGCCAATGGCTGTAACAGCGGAACCAGCGGATTTATTTCAGGTGTGCCCGGTACTCTCGGACAGGGTGGCAATGGCTCCGGTGAGTCAGGAAATACAACGCCTTGTGGAAATGCCGGATCGGGTGGTGGTGGATACTATGGTGGCGGCGGCGGTGGATGGAACAACTGCGGCGGCGGCGGCGGCGGTGGCGGATCTTCTTACATTGGAGGTGTTACCGGTGGCAGCACTACGTCGGGAGTTAATACCGGCAACGGCAGCGTAACATTGACCTGGTAA
- a CDS encoding T9SS type A sorting domain-containing protein, whose translation MATTCNINALKSIVKGISGKLKFFVFASLMLISSLGYSANLYWIGGGGYWSDPSHWSLTSGGTAGVSIPGPITDVYFDANSGFTPGSYVYFDLPDVYCHSMDWTGAQNNPVMVASGNSNLLHINGSLTLINAMTLAYYSYIYFDGTNTGNTITMAGQSFYYPVWFNGNGGSWIVQDSLVSTSEIYHDYGTINTNGKPLTCPNFYSNSGNTRGLILGSSKIKVSNYFMVNTNNLSLDGGTSTIEFTSASPNYLYSSGSYVPGQFIYNVTFNGPGVINGDWQVDGTMSLKSGLDYTFESNRTIYLNGNIAVSGTCGYNAILKTNSVGSAVNFIRTSGTLTANGITLKDNFAAGGATFIANNSINAGNVTGWTINQPVPGNFYWIGGGGYWSDPSHWSLTSGGTPGSCIPGANDDVYFDANSGFTPGSYVYFDLPDVYCHSMDWTGAQNNPVMVASGNSNLLHINGSLTLINAMTLAYYSYIYFDGTNTGNTITMAGQSFYYPVWFNGNGGSWIVQDSLVSNNDIYFDYGTINTNGKPLTCGNFYSNPGNTRTLILGNSNIKVNTYFLINSNGLQMDGGTSTINFLSTSTNYLYMTGSYSSGQFVYNVNFAGPAYIYGDWQIDGTLALRGGQIYIFESNRTIYLNGNIGKSGNVALFSDIRTTSNGTQVNFIKTSGCVFVDYVSMRDVNAQGGATFNLGVNSLNMGNNSGWNFNVTYGCAVTWTGNSSNDWNNGGNWSNGMVPATTSDITIPAGMPKQPVITSAAECHDITILSGAVVTINPGFSLTASGITTMSGAQCIVIKSNISGSGSFIDNGTINGSGTAKVERFLTANDWHYVSKPLVTATAGVFTGQYIKRWNENSYSWTNLTSPSTALVTMQGYAVKSGTSKAYSFIGTLNTGAKTKSLTRTSSLIASKRGWNLVGNPYPSAIDWDASSGWTKTSINNAIYIYNQNYSNYATYIAGLGTNGGSRYIAPEQGFFVICNPSATGMLGMDNNVRVHSSAPFMKSAATQDYIRLAVNKNDFSDEIIVRFNTDASSSFDADLDAYKIIDNSITQLWSMAYPDLTEQYSINSLENVQSSPDVPVAFNPTTSGTFTLNASEFENLAAQTGIYLEDLKTGVVTDLIENPNYQFTATAGDDINRFALHFAPWMTTTPENAGTNSGIQIYPNPNTGSFTIIPAKEIEGNVTIELYDVQGRIVYSTVCAGFTTKNIDVDNLQPGVYSLKMNGGNSVTFNRIVIGK comes from the coding sequence ATGGCAACAACTTGTAATATTAATGCATTGAAATCTATAGTGAAGGGGATTTCAGGCAAACTTAAATTTTTCGTATTTGCCTCTCTCATGCTTATTTCAAGCCTGGGATACTCAGCCAATCTTTATTGGATTGGAGGAGGCGGATACTGGAGCGATCCAAGCCACTGGTCACTCACAAGTGGAGGCACGGCGGGAGTTTCCATTCCCGGACCTATTACTGATGTGTATTTTGATGCCAACTCCGGATTTACTCCCGGAAGTTATGTGTATTTTGACCTGCCCGATGTTTACTGCCACAGCATGGACTGGACAGGCGCTCAGAACAATCCGGTGATGGTGGCCTCGGGAAACAGCAATCTGCTGCATATCAATGGCTCCTTAACACTGATTAATGCTATGACCCTGGCCTACTATTCATACATCTATTTTGATGGTACAAACACCGGAAATACCATAACCATGGCCGGACAATCTTTCTATTATCCGGTTTGGTTTAACGGTAACGGGGGCTCATGGATTGTGCAGGATTCACTCGTTTCAACCTCGGAAATTTATCATGATTACGGTACAATAAATACCAACGGTAAACCTCTCACCTGCCCTAACTTCTACTCCAATTCCGGAAATACCAGAGGGCTCATTTTAGGAAGTTCTAAAATTAAAGTATCAAATTATTTCATGGTGAATACCAACAACCTGAGCTTGGACGGTGGAACTTCCACCATTGAATTCACTTCTGCATCCCCCAACTACTTATACAGCAGCGGTTCTTATGTGCCGGGACAGTTCATCTACAACGTTACCTTTAACGGTCCCGGAGTCATTAACGGTGACTGGCAGGTTGACGGTACCATGTCGCTCAAAAGCGGACTCGATTATACCTTTGAAAGTAACAGAACAATTTACTTGAACGGAAATATTGCCGTAAGCGGAACTTGCGGATATAATGCCATTCTGAAGACAAATTCAGTAGGTTCGGCAGTGAATTTCATCCGCACTTCAGGAACACTTACGGCAAACGGCATCACACTAAAAGATAACTTTGCCGCTGGCGGTGCAACTTTTATTGCCAATAACTCCATAAATGCAGGCAACGTTACCGGATGGACCATTAACCAGCCTGTTCCGGGTAACTTCTACTGGATTGGAGGAGGTGGATACTGGAGCGATCCAAGCCACTGGTCACTCACCAGCGGCGGAACTCCAGGAAGTTGCATTCCCGGTGCAAACGATGATGTGTATTTTGATGCCAACTCCGGATTTACTCCCGGAAGTTATGTATATTTTGACCTGCCCGATGTTTACTGCCACAGCATGGACTGGACAGGCGCTCAGAACAATCCGGTGATGGTGGCCTCGGGAAACAGCAATCTGCTGCATATCAATGGCTCCTTAACACTGATTAATGCTATGACCCTGGCCTACTATTCATACATCTATTTTGATGGTACAAACACCGGAAATACCATAACCATGGCCGGACAATCTTTCTATTATCCGGTTTGGTTTAACGGTAACGGGGGCTCATGGATTGTGCAGGACTCTCTGGTCTCCAACAATGATATTTACTTTGATTACGGAACCATCAACACTAACGGAAAACCCCTGACATGCGGTAACTTCTATTCTAATCCGGGAAATACCAGAACCCTTATTCTGGGCAATTCCAATATCAAGGTTAACACGTATTTCCTCATCAACTCGAATGGTCTGCAAATGGATGGCGGAACTTCGACGATTAATTTCCTGTCTACTTCTACAAATTATTTATACATGACCGGCTCATACAGCAGCGGACAATTTGTTTATAACGTCAACTTCGCAGGACCGGCATATATTTATGGTGACTGGCAGATTGACGGTACACTCGCACTCAGAGGCGGGCAAATATATATTTTTGAAAGTAACCGAACGATTTACCTCAACGGAAATATTGGCAAATCGGGCAATGTCGCATTGTTCAGCGATATAAGAACGACCTCTAACGGGACTCAGGTAAATTTCATTAAAACATCGGGCTGCGTTTTCGTTGACTATGTTTCCATGCGAGATGTAAATGCCCAAGGCGGAGCCACTTTTAACTTAGGTGTTAACAGTTTAAATATGGGCAATAACAGCGGCTGGAACTTTAATGTAACTTACGGATGCGCGGTAACCTGGACAGGAAATAGCAGCAATGACTGGAATAACGGCGGTAACTGGTCGAACGGAATGGTGCCTGCAACAACTTCTGATATTACTATTCCGGCAGGGATGCCGAAGCAACCGGTAATTACCTCGGCAGCCGAATGCCACGATATCACTATACTCTCAGGCGCTGTGGTGACCATCAACCCCGGTTTTTCGCTTACCGCATCAGGTATAACCACCATGAGCGGTGCGCAGTGTATCGTAATTAAATCAAACATCAGCGGAAGCGGATCATTTATTGATAACGGAACCATCAACGGATCGGGTACCGCGAAGGTGGAACGCTTCCTCACCGCAAACGACTGGCATTATGTTTCAAAACCGCTTGTAACGGCAACTGCAGGTGTTTTCACCGGACAGTACATCAAACGCTGGAACGAGAACAGCTATTCCTGGACAAACCTTACATCGCCTTCAACAGCACTGGTTACTATGCAGGGCTATGCTGTGAAATCGGGCACCAGCAAAGCTTATAGCTTTATCGGAACATTAAATACCGGCGCCAAAACAAAGTCGCTGACACGCACTTCATCCCTGATAGCATCAAAACGCGGATGGAATCTGGTGGGTAACCCCTACCCGAGCGCCATTGACTGGGACGCAAGCAGCGGATGGACAAAGACCAGTATCAACAATGCCATTTACATCTACAACCAGAATTATTCAAACTATGCAACCTACATTGCAGGTTTGGGCACCAACGGCGGTTCGCGCTATATTGCGCCCGAACAGGGTTTCTTCGTAATCTGCAACCCATCGGCTACCGGCATGCTGGGTATGGACAACAATGTCCGTGTACACAGCAGCGCACCATTTATGAAATCGGCAGCAACGCAGGACTACATAAGGTTAGCCGTTAATAAAAATGATTTTTCGGATGAGATTATTGTGCGATTCAATACTGATGCCAGTTCTTCTTTTGACGCTGATCTGGATGCTTATAAGATTATTGACAACAGTATCACACAACTCTGGTCCATGGCGTATCCTGACCTCACCGAACAATACTCCATCAATTCCTTAGAAAACGTTCAGTCGAGCCCCGATGTGCCTGTGGCATTCAACCCTACAACTTCAGGTACGTTTACTTTAAATGCATCGGAATTTGAAAACCTCGCGGCTCAAACCGGAATTTATCTGGAAGATTTGAAAACAGGCGTTGTTACTGATTTGATTGAAAATCCAAACTATCAATTTACAGCAACCGCTGGCGATGACATCAATCGTTTTGCACTGCATTTTGCACCCTGGATGACCACCACTCCTGAAAATGCCGGCACGAACAGTGGTATTCAGATTTATCCCAATCCGAATACAGGCTCATTTACCATTATCCCTGCCAAGGAAATTGAAGGTAATGTTACCATTGAGCTTTATGATGTTCAGGGACGCATTGTTTATTCAACTGTTTGTGCAGGTTTTACAACTAAAAATATTGATGTTGACAATCTGCAACCCGGAGTGTATTCTTTGAAAATGAACGGTGGCAATTCAGTCACCTTTAACCGTATTGTGATAGGAAAATAA
- a CDS encoding tail fiber domain-containing protein, protein MKIKSFLQMLPLFLMGISGTGVFGQSLGVSDTAMTINANAMFQVDGGMSKKGVLIPRVSWLQKPTTNLTEGLLYYFNGGAPPMGNGFYYYNGSSWSLVGSAGPTGPTGLTGLTGPAGPTGNDGITGPTGPTGLTGPAGNDGATGPIGPTGPTGGGGGSGISCGTTLNDNYTIRGNGSGTWECTNAIKIGPDAAPYAHVGINDDYNTSFELYINGMTGIGSYPSTSSSYKLAVDGSTYINGTLGIKNTSTSYELAVTGDTYLNGYLGVGVAPSSSYRLYVSGSSYLNGGVAIGSSSIPSSGCLYVSNNLGVGTSPSSSYPLYVSGNAYISSGGLGIGTSPGSSGTLKATSSVTFNGISTSGSGYYLCINSSGGLYRGASIPSSIRYKKDVSDLDINPTKVLHLRPVSYTYKETNEKDIGLIGEEVEKLVPELVVYQNMPLVDKDGEPLRDNSGNIIYSKEKTIEGVKYDKLAIYLLKIVADQQTQIEKMQQEIDALKKQ, encoded by the coding sequence ATGAAAATCAAATCATTTTTACAGATGCTACCATTATTCCTGATGGGTATTTCCGGTACAGGAGTATTCGGTCAATCACTTGGAGTGAGTGATACCGCTATGACTATTAATGCTAACGCCATGTTTCAGGTTGATGGCGGAATGTCTAAAAAGGGAGTTCTCATTCCACGTGTTTCGTGGCTTCAAAAGCCAACTACCAATCTGACTGAAGGCTTGCTCTATTATTTTAACGGTGGTGCACCCCCCATGGGGAACGGTTTCTATTATTACAATGGTTCCTCGTGGAGTCTTGTGGGCTCAGCGGGACCGACAGGACCAACCGGATTAACCGGATTGACAGGACCCGCCGGACCAACCGGTAATGATGGTATTACAGGTCCAACAGGACCCACAGGGTTGACAGGACCGGCAGGAAATGATGGTGCAACAGGACCGATAGGACCCACAGGACCTACAGGCGGCGGTGGCGGCAGTGGTATCAGTTGCGGCACAACTCTCAATGATAATTATACAATACGCGGCAATGGCAGCGGAACATGGGAATGCACCAATGCCATTAAAATAGGACCCGATGCTGCTCCTTATGCACACGTTGGAATAAACGATGATTACAATACCAGTTTTGAATTGTATATAAACGGAATGACCGGTATCGGTTCTTATCCAAGTACCAGTTCATCATACAAACTTGCGGTTGACGGAAGCACCTATATCAATGGAACCTTAGGTATAAAAAACACTTCAACCTCCTACGAACTGGCGGTTACAGGTGATACCTACCTGAATGGCTATCTGGGTGTAGGAGTTGCACCCTCCAGCTCTTACAGACTCTACGTAAGCGGCTCATCTTACCTGAACGGTGGTGTAGCAATTGGAAGTTCCAGTATCCCGAGTTCAGGATGCTTATACGTCAGTAATAACTTAGGCGTCGGCACTTCACCTTCGTCGTCTTACCCTCTTTATGTTTCAGGAAACGCCTATATTTCAAGCGGGGGACTGGGGATAGGTACCTCTCCAGGCAGTTCGGGAACACTTAAAGCCACTAGTTCTGTAACTTTTAATGGAATTTCAACATCCGGTTCCGGCTACTATTTATGTATAAACTCTTCTGGTGGATTGTACAGGGGGGCCTCCATTCCGAGCAGCATCCGCTATAAAAAAGATGTATCTGACCTCGACATAAATCCCACGAAAGTGTTACACTTAAGACCTGTTTCTTATACTTATAAGGAAACTAATGAGAAAGATATCGGGCTCATCGGAGAAGAGGTGGAAAAACTTGTCCCTGAACTTGTTGTTTATCAAAATATGCCACTTGTAGATAAAGATGGTGAGCCACTTCGGGACAATAGCGGGAATATTATTTATTCAAAAGAAAAGACTATTGAAGGGGTAAAGTATGATAAGCTCGCCATCTATCTTCTAAAAATCGTTGCCGACCAGCAGACGCAGATTGAAAAAATGCAGCAGGAAATTGATGCATTGAAAAAGCAGTAA